The Calditerrivibrio nitroreducens DSM 19672 genome window below encodes:
- a CDS encoding NAD-dependent malic enzyme → MRIEYGSKIIKTLRVKILDKPGYLGRLALTVGELGGMFGEIKTVHIGKDYKVRDLDVYFSTKEDVDRICEAISSLDGIELVEIRDIVQEVHQNGKIEVVPRVQIDSVDDLRLVYTPGVASICKLIQESPELARKYTTIPNNVAIVTNGTAILGLGDIGPVAGMPVMEGKALLFKMLSGINGYPILIDSKDPKVIIDTVKAIAPTFGAIKLEDIKAPECFEIEEILDNELDIPVTHDDQHGTAVVVLAALLNIAKYTFINLRDSTVGIIGLGAAGSGIQKLLTAYGIKKIYGTDLNPQMKELFAARGGIPTDLKGIMDNAKIVIATTGCPKLITPDMVKKGQIILALSNPDPEIDPEDAIKAGALYAADGKAINNALAFPGLFKGALMANAKTINSRMKIAAAQAIANHTIHGDLVPNILNIKVHEEVAKAVEEEAYKSGVAKV, encoded by the coding sequence ATGAGAATAGAATACGGAAGCAAAATAATCAAAACATTGAGAGTTAAAATACTTGATAAACCTGGATACCTTGGCCGACTTGCCCTCACAGTAGGCGAACTTGGGGGTATGTTTGGTGAAATTAAAACAGTACATATAGGTAAAGATTATAAGGTAAGGGATTTAGATGTTTATTTTTCCACTAAAGAGGATGTGGATAGAATCTGTGAAGCCATATCTTCCTTAGATGGAATAGAACTTGTAGAAATAAGAGATATAGTTCAGGAAGTACACCAGAATGGCAAGATAGAAGTTGTCCCAAGGGTGCAGATAGATTCTGTGGATGATTTGAGGCTTGTCTACACCCCAGGTGTGGCTTCAATTTGCAAATTGATACAGGAATCACCAGAACTTGCAAGAAAATACACCACAATACCAAACAATGTGGCAATCGTCACCAATGGAACTGCAATTTTAGGGCTCGGGGATATTGGACCTGTGGCAGGTATGCCGGTAATGGAGGGGAAAGCTCTTCTGTTTAAAATGTTGTCAGGTATCAATGGATATCCAATACTGATAGACAGCAAGGATCCAAAGGTAATAATAGATACCGTAAAAGCAATAGCTCCAACATTTGGGGCAATAAAATTAGAAGATATAAAGGCACCGGAATGCTTCGAAATTGAAGAAATTCTGGATAACGAACTTGATATTCCTGTCACCCATGATGACCAACATGGAACAGCAGTAGTTGTTCTGGCTGCTTTGCTGAATATAGCTAAATATACTTTTATAAACCTTAGAGACTCAACCGTCGGAATAATAGGGCTTGGAGCAGCAGGTAGTGGTATACAAAAACTTCTCACCGCTTATGGAATCAAAAAGATCTACGGTACCGATCTAAATCCGCAGATGAAAGAGCTTTTCGCTGCCAGAGGGGGAATCCCTACCGATCTTAAGGGGATAATGGACAATGCAAAAATAGTCATAGCCACAACAGGTTGCCCAAAACTTATAACACCAGATATGGTGAAAAAAGGTCAAATCATACTTGCCCTCTCAAACCCTGATCCGGAAATAGACCCTGAAGACGCAATAAAAGCTGGAGCGTTGTATGCTGCAGATGGTAAAGCAATAAATAATGCCCTTGCATTCCCCGGCTTATTTAAAGGGGCTCTTATGGCAAACGCTAAAACTATAAATTCCAGAATGAAAATAGCTGCCGCTCAAGCGAT